One Microbacterium trichothecenolyticum DNA window includes the following coding sequences:
- a CDS encoding tryptophan-rich sensory protein: protein MNAATPRRGSDLARQIVVLSAVSFMLIAAVIGAGAFGNSAVQNQQGGALDTDGSYLAPAGPAFSIWSVIYLGLIAYAIWQALPRQRANPRQRALGWLIALTMVLNGSWLVAARLGPLFSTVVVIVLLLAALGWTFRIAVLTRDPRGGVVDAVLIDGVTGLHLGWVTLATVANVAAWLTTIVPPTWADAAGAIGVAVLVVVGVIGLAIAWRSSWRLAPALALAWGLSWLAVERFTGQPLSTAIGVAAIIVAAVILLPPLLVSGLRLLRPAVD from the coding sequence ATGAACGCAGCAACTCCCCGCCGGGGTAGCGACCTCGCCCGCCAGATCGTCGTCCTCTCCGCAGTGTCGTTCATGCTCATCGCGGCCGTCATCGGAGCCGGCGCCTTCGGCAACTCCGCCGTGCAGAACCAGCAGGGCGGCGCACTCGACACCGACGGCTCGTATCTCGCCCCGGCCGGGCCCGCCTTCTCGATCTGGTCGGTGATCTACCTGGGCCTCATCGCCTACGCGATCTGGCAGGCCCTCCCCCGCCAGCGCGCGAATCCGCGGCAGCGCGCGCTCGGATGGCTGATCGCCCTCACGATGGTGCTGAACGGCTCCTGGCTCGTCGCCGCGCGCTTGGGCCCCCTGTTCTCGACCGTCGTGGTCATCGTGCTCCTGCTGGCGGCCCTCGGTTGGACATTCCGCATCGCCGTCCTCACCCGCGACCCGCGCGGCGGGGTCGTCGACGCCGTGCTGATCGACGGCGTCACGGGCCTGCACCTCGGCTGGGTCACCCTCGCCACCGTCGCGAACGTCGCGGCGTGGCTGACGACGATCGTCCCTCCGACGTGGGCGGACGCCGCGGGAGCCATCGGCGTCGCCGTCCTCGTCGTGGTGGGCGTGATCGGCCTGGCCATCGCGTGGCGCAGCTCGTGGCGCCTCGCGCCCGCGCTCGCTCTCGCGTGGGGCCTGAGCTGGCTCGCCGTCGAGCGGTTCACCGGTCAACCACTCAGCACCGCGATCGGCGTGGCGGCCATCATCGTCGCCGCGGTGATCCTGCTGCCCCCGCTGCTCGTGAGCGGGCTGCGGCTGCTGCGCCCCGCGGTCGACTGA
- the treZ gene encoding malto-oligosyltrehalose trehalohydrolase translates to MSIEVWAPKAERVRLRRLDDSGDTVAEDVEMESAADGWWTAAIDLADGERYGFVLGDGDDLRPDPRSRRQPGGVHEASAWFDPSVYSWNDTAWTGKQLAGGLIYELHLGTFTPEGTLDAAIGRLDHLVDLGVTHVELLPVNGFNGTWNWGYDGVLWYTVHEAYGGPEAYQRFVDAAHAAGLAVIQDVVYNHLGPSGNYLPEFGEYLREGSRNTWGDSVNLDEDAVRAYILDNALMWMSDYHVDGLRLDAVHALLDHREPHLLQEIAERTDALSAHRGIPLTTIAESDMNDPKLILPREAGGYGLTAQWSDDWHHAAHVALTGETIGYYEDFADLDAFRKVSEGGFFHDGTYSSFREEKHGKPIPDAVPTWRLVTFAQDHDQIGNRAAGDRLSQTLDYDRLAAAAVLTLTAPGTPMLFMGEEWGATTPWQFFTSHPEPELGKATAEGRIAEFAKMGWDESTVPDPQDPSTFENSKLDWDEVGEGDHAQLLGLYRELAKLRRERPELTDPSREGLSAAAREAEGGRVYELRRRDLVVVVNLSDAEASASVASDARVLLATVEGVALAEGAVTVPAGGSAIVGPAL, encoded by the coding sequence ATGAGCATCGAGGTCTGGGCCCCCAAAGCCGAGCGGGTGCGGCTGCGCCGGCTCGACGACAGCGGCGACACGGTCGCCGAAGACGTCGAGATGGAGTCGGCGGCGGACGGGTGGTGGACCGCGGCCATCGACCTCGCCGACGGTGAGCGGTACGGCTTCGTGCTCGGCGACGGCGACGACCTGCGTCCCGACCCGCGCTCGCGCCGGCAGCCCGGTGGCGTGCACGAGGCGTCGGCCTGGTTCGACCCGAGCGTGTACAGCTGGAACGACACCGCCTGGACGGGCAAGCAGCTCGCGGGCGGCCTCATCTACGAGCTGCACCTCGGCACCTTCACCCCCGAGGGAACCCTGGATGCCGCCATCGGCCGCCTCGACCACCTCGTCGACCTGGGCGTGACGCACGTCGAGCTGCTGCCCGTCAACGGCTTCAACGGCACGTGGAACTGGGGCTACGACGGTGTGCTCTGGTACACCGTGCACGAGGCCTACGGCGGGCCCGAGGCCTACCAGCGCTTCGTCGACGCGGCGCACGCGGCCGGCCTCGCCGTCATCCAGGACGTCGTCTACAACCATCTGGGCCCCTCGGGCAACTACCTCCCCGAGTTCGGCGAGTACCTGCGCGAGGGCAGCCGCAACACGTGGGGCGACTCGGTCAACCTCGACGAGGACGCCGTGCGCGCGTACATCCTCGACAATGCGCTGATGTGGATGAGCGACTACCACGTCGACGGCCTCCGTCTGGATGCCGTGCACGCGCTGCTCGACCACCGCGAGCCGCACCTGCTCCAGGAGATCGCCGAGCGCACCGACGCCCTGTCGGCGCACCGCGGCATCCCGCTGACGACCATCGCCGAATCCGACATGAACGACCCGAAGCTCATCCTCCCGCGCGAGGCGGGCGGCTACGGTCTGACCGCGCAGTGGTCCGACGACTGGCACCACGCCGCGCACGTCGCCCTGACCGGCGAGACCATCGGCTATTACGAGGACTTCGCCGACCTCGACGCGTTCCGCAAGGTCAGTGAGGGCGGTTTCTTCCACGACGGCACGTACTCGTCGTTCCGTGAGGAGAAGCACGGCAAGCCCATCCCGGATGCCGTGCCCACCTGGCGTCTCGTGACCTTCGCGCAGGACCACGACCAGATCGGCAACCGTGCCGCCGGCGACCGCCTGTCGCAGACGCTCGATTACGACCGTCTCGCGGCGGCTGCCGTGCTGACCCTCACCGCTCCCGGCACGCCGATGCTGTTCATGGGCGAGGAGTGGGGAGCGACCACCCCGTGGCAGTTCTTCACCTCGCACCCCGAGCCCGAGCTCGGCAAGGCCACCGCCGAAGGCCGCATCGCGGAGTTCGCGAAGATGGGGTGGGACGAGTCCACGGTTCCCGACCCGCAGGACCCCTCGACGTTCGAGAACTCGAAGCTCGACTGGGACGAGGTGGGCGAGGGCGACCACGCTCAGCTGCTCGGGCTGTACCGCGAGCTGGCGAAGCTCCGCCGCGAGCGGCCCGAACTGACCGACCCGTCGCGCGAGGGCCTGTCGGCTGCGGCTCGCGAGGCCGAGGGGGGCCGGGTCTACGAGCTGCGGCGGCGTGACCTCGTGGTCGTCGTGAACCTCTCGGACGCCGAGGCCTCGGCATCCGTGGCGTCCGATGCCCGCGTGCTGCTGGCGACGGTCGAGGGCGTGGCGCTCGCCGAGGGTGCCGTGACGGTGCCCGCGGGGGGCAGCGCGATCGTGGGTCCGGCTCTCTGA
- a CDS encoding transferase, which yields MGKNYIDIENDHGETLRYRKHVNGRGLVAHGAKVHPSALVENGAYIEPGVQIAAGVRVGRGAWIESDAVIGPEAHIEPHAHICAGAVIGAGAHIGVRTQVGHNARVATGSLIGDDEIINDGEAVATDRRGLRLAA from the coding sequence GTGGGAAAGAACTACATCGACATCGAGAACGACCACGGCGAGACGCTGCGCTACCGCAAGCACGTCAATGGTCGTGGACTCGTCGCGCACGGCGCGAAAGTCCACCCGTCGGCGCTGGTCGAGAACGGCGCCTACATCGAACCCGGCGTGCAGATCGCCGCGGGGGTTCGTGTCGGACGCGGCGCGTGGATCGAATCCGACGCCGTCATCGGGCCCGAGGCGCACATCGAGCCGCACGCGCACATCTGCGCCGGCGCGGTGATCGGGGCGGGTGCCCACATCGGTGTTCGCACGCAGGTGGGTCACAACGCGCGCGTCGCGACCGGTTCCCTCATCGGCGACGACGAGATCATCAACGACGGCGAAGCCGTCGCGACGGATCGGCGGGGGCTGCGTCTGGCCGCCTGA
- a CDS encoding LysR substrate-binding domain-containing protein, which produces MANGSGSRGRGSGGSARKRPAVRPHTAKRPAKPNPRPAPSPAEPPRTFVLGAVPGTTPGKWIDLWRERMPHVALELREIDVATQRAHLDDVDAALVRLPVSAADDLHVIELYAELPVVVVSADSHLSAADELDASDLAGEIVIVPLDDVLHAQIPDAVTPAFAPPADTAEAIATVAAGVGVVIAPMSLARAHARKDVDYRVLRDGPVSPVALAWLRERTTPDVEAFVGIVRGRTARSSR; this is translated from the coding sequence ATGGCGAACGGCAGCGGCTCCCGCGGACGCGGCTCCGGCGGCAGCGCGCGCAAGCGCCCCGCCGTGCGTCCCCACACGGCGAAACGCCCGGCGAAGCCGAACCCCCGCCCCGCCCCGTCGCCCGCCGAACCGCCTCGCACGTTCGTGCTGGGCGCGGTGCCGGGGACGACGCCCGGCAAGTGGATCGATCTGTGGCGCGAACGCATGCCCCACGTCGCGCTCGAGCTGCGCGAGATCGATGTGGCCACCCAGCGGGCGCATCTCGACGACGTCGACGCCGCGCTCGTGCGCCTGCCCGTTTCGGCAGCCGACGACCTGCATGTCATCGAGCTCTACGCGGAGCTGCCCGTGGTGGTCGTGTCGGCGGATTCGCATCTGTCGGCCGCCGATGAGCTCGACGCGTCCGACCTCGCCGGCGAGATCGTCATCGTCCCGCTCGACGACGTGCTGCACGCGCAGATCCCGGATGCCGTGACCCCGGCGTTCGCGCCTCCGGCCGACACCGCCGAGGCCATCGCGACGGTCGCCGCGGGCGTGGGCGTCGTGATCGCGCCGATGTCGCTGGCCCGCGCGCACGCCCGCAAGGACGTGGACTATCGCGTGCTGCGGGACGGACCCGTCTCCCCCGTCGCCCTGGCATGGCTGCGTGAGCGGACGACGCCCGACGTCGAGGCGTTCGTGGGCATCGTGCGCGGCCGCACCGCCCGCTCGTCGCGCTGA
- a CDS encoding DUF1304 domain-containing protein → MIGILALVFAGLAALLHVYIFVLESVRWTQPKTWRVFGIVDQRTADATKPMAYNQGFYNLFLAIGALVGVVVWIVGGIGDPVGRTLLCFSLASMLAAALVLITSGRKYVRPAAIQGTLPLIGLVLTILT, encoded by the coding sequence ATGATCGGCATCCTGGCTCTCGTCTTCGCGGGGCTCGCGGCCCTGCTGCACGTCTATATCTTCGTGCTCGAGAGCGTGCGATGGACGCAGCCGAAGACCTGGCGGGTGTTCGGCATCGTCGACCAGCGGACCGCCGATGCGACCAAGCCCATGGCCTACAACCAGGGCTTCTACAACCTGTTCCTCGCGATCGGTGCCCTCGTGGGCGTCGTCGTGTGGATCGTCGGCGGCATCGGCGACCCGGTCGGGCGCACCCTGCTGTGCTTCTCGCTGGCCTCCATGCTGGCAGCGGCCCTCGTGCTGATCACCTCGGGCCGGAAGTACGTGCGGCCCGCCGCGATCCAGGGCACCCTGCCGCTCATCGGCCTGGTGCTGACGATCCTCACCTGA
- a CDS encoding CocE/NonD family hydrolase, translating to MQRRRRMYTATAVIAVTVVFTGTPAAEAWDGTTTTTPVSLIDAASPAVSEGTTHAENPSVPEGAVWSEHYLPATVPTRDGGAVELHADVLRPAGLSADARTPVILISGPYLSHAGVQSDEHKAYTGPTMRHRAFIDGAGLMAAGYTVVFADLRGFGGSSGCYDLAGPGEQADVRTFVEWAASAPWSNGRVGMYGKSYDAATGLMGIASRPAGLAAVVAQEPAWNLYDYLYENGIPSENNRVTINAFNRIAALPGIDHSGTVDGVVVPPDTERYRANAAYEQTHPECASGILADTLSTQRTSPFWSARDLAAQAHGSTVPLLLTQGWTENNTRPDGMAEFLDAIDAPVSAWAGPWNHVAGNDVDDQGNLEMGRADWFGEVRAFFDAHLRDASAPAPSWALQDNLGRWRLQSTWPGATREVTASLSPGTYIDTGAGANALPPGDQGDGTLFGTAPRDAQSIGASQTLSTPVTEATRLSGTIEVALRARGSGVTHVRVWDVGTDGVPTLFDEAAAPVSATGETSLHLRDVDWTLQTGHAVLVSVGTTDSTAWRPTPSGQTITIDGGTIALPVQSTAGDVATEGQPAPFLTTYLANARWPVAIGAISPSFSLSAPAPTPAPTTAAPARLAESGVDIEPTVALWALGAVAAGIAVGTRRRRWARRR from the coding sequence ATGCAGCGGCGACGCAGGATGTACACGGCGACGGCGGTCATCGCCGTGACGGTCGTCTTCACGGGTACTCCCGCCGCCGAGGCTTGGGACGGGACGACCACGACCACGCCGGTATCCCTCATCGACGCCGCATCCCCCGCGGTGTCCGAGGGCACCACCCACGCCGAGAACCCCTCGGTGCCCGAGGGGGCCGTCTGGAGCGAGCACTACCTGCCGGCGACCGTGCCCACCCGCGACGGTGGCGCCGTCGAGCTCCATGCCGACGTGCTGCGTCCCGCCGGCCTGTCCGCCGATGCGCGCACACCCGTCATCCTCATCAGCGGCCCGTACCTCTCGCACGCCGGCGTCCAGAGCGACGAACACAAGGCCTACACGGGCCCGACGATGCGCCACCGCGCATTCATCGACGGCGCCGGACTCATGGCCGCGGGCTACACGGTCGTCTTCGCCGACCTGCGCGGGTTCGGCGGTAGTTCCGGGTGCTACGACCTCGCCGGCCCCGGCGAGCAGGCGGACGTGCGCACCTTCGTGGAGTGGGCGGCATCCGCGCCATGGTCGAACGGTCGGGTGGGAATGTACGGCAAGTCGTACGACGCGGCCACCGGACTCATGGGCATCGCCTCGCGCCCCGCGGGTCTCGCCGCCGTCGTCGCCCAGGAACCGGCGTGGAACCTCTACGACTACCTCTACGAAAACGGCATCCCCTCCGAGAACAACCGCGTGACCATCAACGCGTTCAACCGCATCGCCGCGCTCCCCGGCATCGACCACTCCGGCACGGTCGACGGCGTCGTCGTACCGCCCGACACCGAGCGCTACCGCGCGAACGCGGCGTACGAGCAGACGCATCCGGAGTGCGCCAGCGGCATCCTGGCCGACACCCTGTCCACGCAACGCACCTCCCCCTTCTGGAGCGCTCGCGACCTCGCGGCGCAGGCCCACGGTTCGACGGTGCCGCTGTTGCTGACGCAGGGCTGGACCGAGAACAACACCCGCCCCGACGGCATGGCGGAGTTCCTGGATGCCATCGACGCACCGGTCAGCGCGTGGGCGGGGCCGTGGAACCACGTCGCCGGCAACGACGTCGACGACCAGGGGAACCTCGAGATGGGCCGTGCCGACTGGTTCGGCGAGGTGCGCGCGTTCTTCGACGCCCATCTGCGCGACGCTTCCGCGCCCGCCCCCTCGTGGGCGTTGCAGGACAATCTCGGCCGCTGGCGTCTGCAGTCCACCTGGCCGGGGGCGACACGCGAGGTCACGGCGTCCCTCTCCCCCGGGACGTACATCGACACCGGGGCCGGTGCAAACGCTCTGCCGCCGGGCGATCAGGGCGACGGAACCCTCTTCGGCACGGCGCCGCGCGATGCGCAGAGCATCGGCGCGTCGCAGACGCTCTCGACGCCCGTCACGGAGGCGACGCGGCTCAGCGGCACCATCGAGGTCGCTCTGCGGGCGCGCGGGAGCGGGGTGACCCACGTACGCGTGTGGGACGTCGGGACCGACGGCGTGCCGACCCTCTTCGACGAGGCGGCGGCGCCCGTGTCCGCCACGGGCGAGACCTCTCTGCACCTGCGCGACGTCGACTGGACCCTGCAGACGGGCCACGCGGTGCTCGTCTCGGTCGGGACGACCGACTCGACCGCGTGGCGCCCGACGCCCAGCGGTCAGACGATCACGATCGACGGCGGCACCATCGCCCTGCCCGTGCAGAGCACGGCGGGCGATGTCGCGACCGAGGGGCAGCCCGCACCGTTCCTGACGACCTATCTCGCGAACGCGCGGTGGCCGGTGGCGATCGGGGCGATATCGCCGAGCTTCTCGCTCTCCGCCCCCGCCCCGACACCGGCGCCGACGACGGCCGCGCCCGCCCGCCTGGCGGAGTCGGGCGTCGACATCGAGCCGACCGTGGCGCTGTGGGCGCTGGGCGCCGTCGCCGCCGGCATCGCCGTCGGTACGCGACGACGACGGTGGGCGCGTCGCCGCTGA
- a CDS encoding GMP synthase: MTARLLYVCARPQRTAAVAEWASFRDGLGVGDADLVHHDLVRDPLPDDLDRYGGVVVGGSPFNVTDPDKTDDQRRLERDLERLAGAAIDGRTNAMFTCYGIGVVTRLLGGEVTLLHPEGTGPTDISLTVAGRDDELFGILNPRFEALTAHKEGTASVPPGATLLAENDACPVQAYRVGAGLWATQFHPEPTADAFVARMVVYRDAGYFDADAFDEVSAHVRTVSVEQPTLLLRSFAARAVAA, encoded by the coding sequence GTGACCGCACGCCTGCTCTACGTCTGCGCCCGGCCGCAGCGCACAGCGGCGGTGGCCGAGTGGGCGTCGTTCCGCGACGGCCTCGGGGTGGGCGATGCCGACCTCGTACACCACGACCTCGTGCGCGATCCCCTGCCCGACGACCTCGACCGGTACGGCGGCGTCGTCGTGGGCGGGAGCCCCTTCAACGTCACCGACCCCGACAAGACCGATGACCAGCGCCGGCTCGAGCGCGATCTCGAACGCCTCGCCGGGGCCGCCATCGACGGCCGGACGAACGCGATGTTCACGTGCTACGGCATCGGCGTGGTGACGCGACTCCTCGGCGGCGAGGTCACGCTCCTGCACCCCGAGGGCACGGGCCCCACCGACATCTCGCTGACGGTGGCGGGGCGCGACGACGAGCTCTTCGGCATCCTGAATCCCCGGTTCGAGGCGCTCACCGCGCACAAAGAGGGCACCGCGAGCGTGCCGCCCGGGGCGACGCTGCTCGCCGAGAACGACGCCTGCCCGGTGCAGGCCTATCGCGTCGGCGCCGGGCTGTGGGCGACGCAGTTCCACCCCGAGCCCACCGCCGACGCGTTCGTGGCCCGCATGGTCGTGTACCGCGACGCGGGGTACTTCGACGCCGATGCGTTCGACGAGGTGTCGGCGCACGTGCGCACCGTCTCGGTCGAGCAGCCGACGCTGCTGCTGCGCTCGTTCGCCGCGCGGGCCGTCGCCGCGTGA
- a CDS encoding DNA-formamidopyrimidine glycosylase family protein, whose product MPEGDTVYRAAAKLTAALTGKVVTRFDVRVPGSATADLRGETVHEVAARGKHLLHRIGGYTLHSHLKMEGRWDIYRPGERWRRPAFKARAIVGVSGADAVGFDLAMVEVLRTVDEHTVIGHLGPDLLADDWDEAEAVRRVSADERAAHVALLDQRNVAGFGNVYANELLFVRGIAPTTPATDIDAQATIALGERMIRANLPRPERTFTGDTRPGRRFWVYGREGAPCRRCGTPIRATSLGASATSERNVYWCPTCQPG is encoded by the coding sequence GTGCCTGAGGGCGATACCGTCTACCGCGCCGCGGCGAAGCTCACGGCCGCCCTGACCGGAAAGGTCGTGACGCGGTTCGACGTCCGCGTGCCCGGCAGCGCGACCGCCGACCTGCGAGGTGAGACGGTGCACGAGGTCGCCGCACGCGGAAAGCATCTGCTGCACCGCATCGGTGGCTACACGTTGCACTCGCACCTGAAGATGGAGGGCCGCTGGGACATCTATCGTCCCGGTGAGCGATGGCGGCGTCCGGCGTTCAAGGCGCGGGCGATCGTGGGCGTGAGCGGGGCCGATGCCGTCGGATTCGACCTCGCCATGGTGGAGGTGCTGCGAACGGTCGACGAGCACACCGTCATCGGTCATCTGGGTCCCGATCTGCTGGCCGACGACTGGGACGAAGCCGAAGCCGTGCGCCGAGTCTCGGCCGACGAGCGCGCGGCCCACGTCGCCCTGCTCGATCAACGAAACGTCGCGGGTTTCGGCAACGTCTACGCGAACGAACTGCTGTTCGTGCGCGGCATCGCTCCGACGACCCCGGCGACCGACATCGACGCGCAGGCCACGATCGCGCTCGGCGAGCGCATGATCCGAGCCAACCTGCCGCGTCCCGAACGCACCTTCACCGGCGACACGCGCCCGGGTCGCCGCTTCTGGGTCTACGGCCGGGAGGGCGCCCCCTGCCGCCGTTGTGGCACACCGATCCGCGCCACCTCGCTCGGTGCCTCGGCGACCAGCGAGCGCAACGTCTACTGGTGCCCGACATGCCAGCCCGGGTGA